From Hypanus sabinus isolate sHypSab1 chromosome 21, sHypSab1.hap1, whole genome shotgun sequence:
ttgaactcaatgtaggactgcctgagggactccagctccggatttttccctcggggtttactccctaaGCCTTCCCTCGCGAGtgagtatagctgcaaggcagcggaggtttgagagttttcctcctcctagatgagctgccaaccatggttgATGAGCCCCATgggcccgaagcaactggttttaaggtgcaagtaacccacctttgcccctcctcctgtcagtcgaaatggttctgccaggcttagtagctaagccacacgtggaggccaggagatggacttggttgccagaggctatttgaggcgtacaccattgggagcatttaataggtcttTTAAGCATTTAATAGAGCTTGTCACTATTACCACCCTCCTGgctataacaatcttaaggaacTGGTTAATTGTTATCACAAATTACTTGTGGTAATTTATACTATACTTCATGCAttgtaaaacaaatttcatgacatacatcagtgataataagcctgattctgacctTTGAAGGGCAGTAATGCACCAGATATGGTTTTAATGACACTCTAGTAGTTTCAAGGTCATTCTCGGAGACTGGATTTAAACTCTTTCATAAACCCAATAGGCTCCTCTGAACTGCCAAAGTGTAAGCAGTGGTAACCATGTTAGGAGAATCATCCAAATGCATTCACTTAATTGCTTGTATAATTTATAACATTTGCAAAAGATGTGTAAGTGTACCTTTGAAAATATCACGCTGAGCATTTCTCCCTCAACTTGCAGGGCTGAGAAGAATAAACAGAAAGCTATAAAATTCCGCCGGATTCAGGCGGAGTTTGGGAGTCGTGGAGCTCCGCCGAGAACTCTAACGACAGAAGCCCTGCAGCAAATCAGGTAAAACATGACTTGGCCAGTGCCTCTCAGTCAGGTTCTTGGATCTGGTGCAAATGAAAAGAGgttaggtttatttgtcacatatccatcgaaacatacaatgaaacacatcatttgtgtcaacaaccagcacaaaggatttgtgtatggtaCGCGCAGTATGGTAGCCTAGCAGTGTGACgctaaagtaagtacgtgtttggcacagcattgtgggccgaagggcctgtattgtgctgtaggttttctatgctatGGGCTTGGGTTcatttcctgccgctgtctgtgaggagtttgtaccttctccctatgactgcacagtttcctctgggtgctctggtttcctccccattccaaagatgtacaggttagcaggacaattggtcacatgggtgtaactgggcagcaTAGGCtcgctgggctggaagggcctgtcactGAGctatatctccaaataaataaataagtggtccgggcagtctgcaagtgttggCCATactcccagcaccaacacactAGTCCTAACCTGCACGtattggaatatgggaggaaagcagagcacctggaggtaacccacacagtcacaaggaaaACATACTAACccattacagacagtggcggaaatCATCGGGGTCGCTAGTGCTGTGCTAACTGTGACTTGGCCAGTGTCTCTCAGTCAGATCTTCAGAAAAGTGCAAGTGATATTTTGAGGCTTATTGACTAAGGTGAGGaaatatcctgcttgttattttagTGCATTATGTCTGATCAATTTTGAGGGGTTTTTTTTTAGGTCTAAATGGAAAGGACTAACTAATGGAGAGAGGAAAACAGTAAAGATTTGCAAGGAGAATGGctaggttcaattctgacctcaggtgctgtccgtgtggagtttgcaggttctccctgtgactcagTGGGTTTTCCCCAGGCCCCATAACCCATCAACTTGTGAGTTGGTGGGGTAATTGGTTGCTGTAGATTGTCCCATTATATGGATTAAAAGGCAATAGGAAAGAGAGGGGAGTTGATGGGTATGTGAGAGGGAATAAGTGACGGGGATACAGAGAGATGTTTGTTGCCAGCAAGACTCAATGGCTGCAATCTCCCCCTTTTGTGTGGTAGTAAGTGGGAAGAATGGGCAGTAATAGAACGTTGCTGATGATACATCTGCCCTCTTAATCAATCCCTACCACTTAATCCCTTTATTTACACGAGACCATTCAATCCATCGTGTTCATGCTTGCTCCCAGCACAGCTGTCCATTGTCCCGTTCCTACTGTCCCTACTGCCTTTCATGTGCCTATCAACTCCTCTCATTCTTTTTGCCACTTGTTTAGGGGTTAATTTACAGCAAGAAATTAATCTACCTCTAACATGCCTTCAGGAtgtggaggaaaccaaagcacctgtgGAAAATCCTTGCAGTCACGGGGATAACCTGCAGCACAGTGCACAGAAGATCACGTTTGAACTGTGGCTGCTGGAGGGAACAGCCCTGCCTGCCACATTACCACAGGGTCCCATATTGGTTTTTTACTCACCAGGTAACAGAGGCAGCAGACGGCATGTtagcgtagcggttagtgcaGTTGCTTTATAGCATCAATGATCAGGGTTcggttcccactgctgtctacaaggagtttgtatgttctccccatgactgtgagggtttcttccagatgctctggtttcctcacacatttcaaAGGTGTACGGTTAAAATTAGTAAGTTGtaagcatgttatgttggtgccactTGCatggcatggcaacacttgcaggctgcccccagcaaatcctcaggctgtgttggtcgttgacagaATTAACACATTTTGATGTATATGACAAATACAGCTAATATTTTATAATCTTTACCAGTGTGATTAACCGATGGACTGATTCTCATGCATGCTGTCTGTGAACAGTGTTAGTTTTCAGCCAGTGTAGATTACCTTCTGATGTATTTCAGGTTTTTGAAGGCGAGGTTTCCAGAGGAGTGGACTGTGTCTCAGCTGGCCGAGGGGTTCTCGGTGAGCGAGGATGTTATCCGTAGAATACTGAGGAGCAAGTTTATCCCTTCGCCGGAAAGAAGAATGAAACAAGATGCAAAAGTAGCAGCAGCGATGCTGCCCCTCTCTCACAGAACAGAACAACCCCCTGTCAGGTTACCGGGCCCATCAGACCCAGGCAGATCCAAACTAGTCACGGATCAGCCACCTGTGCCCAGACTCTCTCAGGGGGCAGTCACACTTCCCGTACTCCCTGACACCAGAACCAGGGAGGAGGAGGTGGGAGAAAGCAAACCCATTCAGCAGAGATTTAGTACAGACATTGCTGGTCAGGGTGTAATGAAGGTCAAAACGCAGAGGAAGGAAGCTGCTAGCAAGGAGAGGTACGGGTGCGAGAAAACCAGTGACACATCTGATGTGGAGCAGCTTCCAGCTGGTGGAATCGTGGATGAAGAATTGGAGAAATTCACAGCTGGAAGGCGGGAAAATCAAATGAACATTATACAGAGGGGCCGTGAATTTTATGACCAGGAAGGCAATTTCCTTTACAGAATTGATGAGCACCTGACTAATCCCAAACAGGAATCCTGACTTGTGCACTTGGTGTGCATCTGAAAGGGAAAGACCTGCCTGCCCATGGGGGTGTTCCCAAGTGGTTTACGACCAGTCGTGTGATTTTTAACAATCATGCTGTTCTGTAGGAAACAAAGCCACCAATCTGCATTCAGCAAGATCCCACCGCAGCAGCAGCATGGTAATAAGCAGGTTATTTGTTAGTGATATTgtgtaaggggtagaatttctgGACTCCAATGAAAACCTCTGTGGGATTATAACGATGGAGCTTTATTTAAGTCTCATTAGACTGTGGGCCATAGACGTTTGGACCCACGGCAGCCTTGATTTGGAGGTAGGAGTTCTAATGCACAAAGGAATCATCGAGTGACTGCTGTTTCTTCCTGATTTCCCCACCTGAGCAGCTGTCCACTTGATTGTGACCAACTCCATAGTCGTGTTGAACGGACAGCTATTTTGTCACAGGTGTCTGGTCAGGACAGACCCAATCCGAAGGGTGGCCTCCAACGGGATGAAACTGTGGGGTCAGCCTTTTTCTGGGAATGACTGCACTGATTAAGATGGTGGGAGTTTGAACTGGCAATGCAACAAATATGCTGGGTATAAGGTGTGGAGACTGGGTAAtgatattgtgtgctgttttcaTTGCGAATAACTGCTTCACCCTGCACGCACCTGTAAACAAGATCATCTGCAATAAAAGTCCTTGAAATGTTTCTGCTAATGTTCTCTGGTGAGTGTAATAAACTGAAATGAAAACCAATTCTTTATAAGCATGGGCTCATATTGAACAGGTTCCGTCAGAGTCTGTAGTGAAAAAAAGTTGTACTATCTTGTCCAGTTCTCCGAAGTAGGCAGGTCCACAGACTGCCAGAGCAAACTGAAAGATACATGGAGTTGGTGTTCGAAATACCAGGCGATTTATTAAAAACTGGTGTGCAGCAGGAGGCCAGTCAAACCTGATCAACTTTAGTATGAATTTGGTACAGCTTTTACATTCTCAATTGACAAATAAAATTACATTTTGATAACAATGTGGCTACAGGAAGACTTAATTCAGTAATGGACTAGATCCTGATTGCAGAATAAAATGATTGTCTACAAATCTAACAGTAAATCCAGTTTTCTCATAGAATGGGTGCACTTTATTACAAAATtaacaagccccccccccccccccccgagccttGGAAGCCATCACTGCCACATTCCATGCCTATATCTCCAGGCTTTATCTGCAGTTCCCTGTTACCACAttagcacaactcacatttactGGTTACTAACCCTCACTATTCTTTCCTCTACAACAGGCTCCCACACTTCCTGCATTTTTTGTGTCTTGGATGGGATGGCATGAGCCTGCAACTGCAGTTTGGATATTTGCTCCTAATCAGTGCAGATGGGGGCAAGTCAGTCCTGTGACCTCCATATTGGTATTCTCCTGGGTCTGGTCCAAGACAAGTTTCTGTTCCGGTCCAGGTGTCCCtggagagggagaaggtgggCTCATTGGATTCCTTCCATGCCCAATGCACTTGGATAGTTGGGTTAGcataaacaataaaaaaaagattctacagatgaaattacagagcaacacacacaaaatgctggaggaactcagcaagtcaggcagtatctatggagaggaattaacaattgatatttcaggccaagaccctccattTTGTGGAATATGCATTCAAGATGGCAATGGCACTTGCAGTAGTTGAACAGGATGGTTGAGTTGGAACAGGGACACTAGGATGTCGGATATTCAGTTTATGGAGTGCAGAATGAGTGAGGGTAACCAGGAATGTGCTGGAGCTGCCAGGTTTGCAGTAAATGAGGTGCGGGCTGTGTTGGGGTTGTCAGTATTAATGTTAGTATGCTTTTTGTGTTATGCATTGACATATGGAGTATCTTTGCAGGTACAAAATAGCAGATTCAAGTTGCTTGGGAGCAGTACATTGCATAACAGTTAACACAAGACTTTACAGCACTAGAGATCACCAATCAGGGTTCCATTGCCGctaatgtctgtaaggagtttgtacactcttccCCTGACCAggttggtttcctcccagagctccggtttcctcccaaattccaaatgtAATTCTTGGTTCGGCTAGCTGCTTAATTTAGGGGAGGACAACCCtcggcctggccaaacttaagaaatcttgtttgggtggatgctgtgcaatgTGTCCCATTACAAATtaataccatgaaataacaaacagtacacaatatgattaaatgattgagctttataactcttaatttgactatatggttagtaaagaaacaaaaaaagggcccgttctcatgaaacagtctaatgagcaatgttggagctcacggaTCAGTCCACTGGTTTCCTGTCGACCTCCTCAGAGCGTAGCCGACTcttggaccctcgctccaagtccactccgtcagGCAGTCCACTAACTCTCAATTTGcatcttctcatctctccccggcaaaagaccGCAAAATCCTGCcgcccagacccacaagaaagaacaacatctgtctcATTGGAtagcccacattccaaagtcctgttgtctctagtcataacccaaacactgctactacagagaaaccattacattagcaatgaAACCTTACAGTGCGTTACATAAAGATGTACAGTCAAGATCAGAGTTGTGGGCATCCTATTTTGGCGcaggaagcatggcaacatttgcaagctgccttcagcacaatcctcactgataagATTTgaggcaaacaatgcatttcactgtatgtttcaatgtacatatgataaagctaacctttaatgcTGGCCTGGCATTCAGCAAGTCCATTCCTAATCTGGTTTTGGCCACAACTCAATTTTCCTGCCTGCTTCTGTAACTCACCAAAAGAATAAACACAACATGCTGGGAATCTGGAgtgccacacaaaatgctggaggaactcagcagggcaggacttgat
This genomic window contains:
- the ngrn gene encoding neugrin, producing MLVWAAVRCGVRAGVPVPIARLRPRPQAQSSPFLRGLGPNRAFNDGEREAEPAEQELEELIRAEKNKQKAIKFRRIQAEFGSRGAPPRTLTTEALQQIRFLKARFPEEWTVSQLAEGFSVSEDVIRRILRSKFIPSPERRMKQDAKVAAAMLPLSHRTEQPPVRLPGPSDPGRSKLVTDQPPVPRLSQGAVTLPVLPDTRTREEEVGESKPIQQRFSTDIAGQGVMKVKTQRKEAASKERYGCEKTSDTSDVEQLPAGGIVDEELEKFTAGRRENQMNIIQRGREFYDQEGNFLYRIDEHLTNPKQES